In Pseudonocardia sp. DSM 110487, the sequence TCGTGGACAAGCTCACCCCGGACGATCTCGCGGGCGGCCGGTTCGTCGCCGGTACGGGCGCGATCGAGGCGACCGGGAACGTCACGCCGATCAACGGTGTGCCGTTCAAGATGCGCAAGGCGTTCGACGAGGGGGCCACCGTGTTCCTCGTCCCGGCGGGCAACTGCGAGGAGGCCGTCGCCACCAACCCCGGCCTGCAGCTCGTGCGCGTCGGCACGCTGCACGACGCCGTCACCGCGCTCGAGTCGCTCGAGTCCGGAGGGCCGGTCCCGGCCTGCTGATCGCCCCGGACGTGGAACCGGGAATCTCGGACATTCGAGGCCCCCACGGGAACTCCACACCCGGTCCGTAGAGTTGGGTGAGCAGGGCGCGCGTCCGGCCGTCGGCAAGTGATCTGAGCAGGTCTCCGCCGCACCGACCGGCACGGGCGCCTCGCGCCGACCCTCGATCTGCTGGAGCGTGCCCTGTGGCCATGCGGCCCCCGGTGGGAGCCCCGACGCTGACCCGCCGCACCCGGATCCTGCTCGTCGTCGCGGGGTTGCTGGTGCTGCTGCTGCTCGGTGGCTCCCGGTTGATCAACTTCTATGTCGACTGGCTGTGGTTCGGCGAGGTGGGGTACCGCGGCGTCTTCGCCACGGTGCTGTTCACGCAGATCGTGCAGTTCCTGGTGGGCGCGCTGCTGATCGGCGGGCTCGTCGCCCTGTCGCTGTGGATCGCCTACCGCACGCGACCGGTGTTCGTGCCCGTCAGCGGCCCGGAGGACCCGATCGCGCGGTACCGCACGGTGATCATCCAGCGGCTGCGGCTGTTCGGGATCGGCATCCCGGTCGCCATCGGCGTCATCGCGGGTCTCGCGGCGCAGGGCGACTGGCAGACCGTCCAGCAGTTCCTCAACTCCACGTCGTTCGGCATCGCCGACCCCGAGTTCGGCATCGACATCAGCTTCTACGCCTTCCAGCTGCCGTTCCTGCGCTACGTGCTGGACTGGATGTTCGTCGCCGTCGCCATCGCCTTCGTGGTCTCGCTGATCACCCACTACATCTTCGGCGGCATCCGGCTCACCGGCCGTGCCGGCCAGGTCTCGGGGGCGGCACGCGCCCAGCTCGCGATCCTCGCCGGGGTGTTCGTCCTGCTGAAGGCGGTGGCCTACTACCTCGACCGGTACGAGCTGCTGTTCAGCGATCGCAACCCGCTCTTCACCGGTGCCACCTACACCGACCTCAACGCGGTGATGCCGGCCAAGCTGATCCTGCTGTTCATCTCGATCATCTGTGCCGCGGCGTTCTTCGCGGCGGTGTTCCGGCGCAACCTGCAGCTGCCCGCCATCGCCACCGTGCTGCTCGTGCTGTCGAGTGTGCTGATCGGGGCGGCGTGGCCGCAGGTGCTGCAGCAGTTCTCGGTGGCACCGAACGCCCAGCAGCGCGAGGCGCTCTCGATCGAGCGGAACATCGCGGCCACCCGTGACGCGTACGGCCTGACCAACATCAACGAGGTCTCCTACAGCGGTCAGTCCTCCGCAACACCCGCACAGGTCCGCGCGGAGACCGCCACGATGTCCAACATCCGGCTGCTCGACCCGGCGAAGATCGAGCGGACGTTCACGCAGCGGCAGCAGCTGCGCGCGTTCTACGGCTTCCCGTCCCAGCTCGACATCGACCGCTACGAGGTCAACGGGCAGCTCCAGGACTTCGTCGTCGCCGTGCGTGAGCTCGACACGAGCGGCCTGTCCGGCAACCAGACCGAGTGGATCAACCAGCACCTCGTCTACACGCACGGCAACGGGATCGTCACCGCCCCCGCCAACGAGATCAACGCAGCCCTCGAGGACAGCAGCGGCCAGGGCGGCCTGCCGGTGTTCACCCAGGACAGCCCGGACATCCCGCCGAGCCTGCAGGTCCAGGAGCCGCGCACGTACTACGGCGAGCTGATCGACACGTACTCGATCGTCGGGGCACCGGGCGGCTCGCCGCCGGTGGAGTACGACACCGACACCGAGCGCTACACCTACAACGGACGCGGCGGTGTCCCGCTGGACAACATCGTCAACCGGATGGTCTTCGCGCTCTTCTACGGCGAGCGGAACATCCTGTTCAACAGCTCGATCAACGAGAATTCGAAGATCATGTACGTCCGGGACCCCGCGGCCCGCGTCCAGGCCGTTGCGCCGTGGCTCACGCTCGACGGCGACCCGTACCCGGCGGTCGTCGACGGCCGCATCACGTGGATCGTCGACGGCTACACCACGCTGGAGCGTTACCCGTACGCCGAGCGCACGCCGCTGGGTGAGTCCACCACCGACGCGCTGCAGCCCGGCCAGGGCGGGGTGCGCCCCGAGCTCGACCGGGACGTCAGCTACCTGCGCAACTCGGTGAAGGCCACCGTCGACGCCTACGACGGCACGGTCACGATGTACGCCTTCGACGAGCAGGACCCCGTCCTCCAGACGTGGATGAAGACCTTCCCCGGTTCGGTGCGTCCGGCATCCGAGATCAGCCCGAACCTGCGGTCGCACTTCCGGTACCCGGAGGACCAGTTCAAGGTGCAGCGCGAGCTGCTCACCCGCTACCACGTCGACACGCCGGGCGACTTC encodes:
- a CDS encoding UPF0182 family protein produces the protein MRPPVGAPTLTRRTRILLVVAGLLVLLLLGGSRLINFYVDWLWFGEVGYRGVFATVLFTQIVQFLVGALLIGGLVALSLWIAYRTRPVFVPVSGPEDPIARYRTVIIQRLRLFGIGIPVAIGVIAGLAAQGDWQTVQQFLNSTSFGIADPEFGIDISFYAFQLPFLRYVLDWMFVAVAIAFVVSLITHYIFGGIRLTGRAGQVSGAARAQLAILAGVFVLLKAVAYYLDRYELLFSDRNPLFTGATYTDLNAVMPAKLILLFISIICAAAFFAAVFRRNLQLPAIATVLLVLSSVLIGAAWPQVLQQFSVAPNAQQREALSIERNIAATRDAYGLTNINEVSYSGQSSATPAQVRAETATMSNIRLLDPAKIERTFTQRQQLRAFYGFPSQLDIDRYEVNGQLQDFVVAVRELDTSGLSGNQTEWINQHLVYTHGNGIVTAPANEINAALEDSSGQGGLPVFTQDSPDIPPSLQVQEPRTYYGELIDTYSIVGAPGGSPPVEYDTDTERYTYNGRGGVPLDNIVNRMVFALFYGERNILFNSSINENSKIMYVRDPAARVQAVAPWLTLDGDPYPAVVDGRITWIVDGYTTLERYPYAERTPLGESTTDALQPGQGGVRPELDRDVSYLRNSVKATVDAYDGTVTMYAFDEQDPVLQTWMKTFPGSVRPASEISPNLRSHFRYPEDQFKVQRELLTRYHVDTPGDFFNNVSFWNVPSDPSPQGTGGASALPQPPYYILAGTPAQPGSPASFQLTSALVFQEREFLSAYLSVSSDPDTYGQMTLLRLPDNTTTQGPQLVQSALVSDPDVSQQIGLLSRNGQSTVDYGNLLTLPVAGGLLFVEPVYIERANQEVSYPQLARVLVFYNGRVGFDATLAGAIDQVLPGASAVVPSVPGQAPAQAPAQAGTPAPAGPPGTSNPQVATAASAIQQAITDLKAAQQNGDFAGQGEALQRLDQAVQQFQQANGQTPAPAAPAPGG